The nucleotide sequence TTACACAGTCAATAAGTAACCACTATGACTTTGTAAATAAAAGCAAAGGTAtgtaacatttaaagaataaattaattgtACATAAAAGACAAATTTGATCCAGACATTGATTGTATTTTTATCATAATAGTTGTTGACTCAGGTTCAAGTTAAATTTGTTAAATTATCTTGTATTTTTGCGGAAAGACAGTTCGACAAAGTTAGCTCTGTAACAAATTTGCATAAGTAAAACTTGTTTCTCTCTGCCTTGTCTCATTAAAAAATTGGACGTATTCAGCCTAAAGCATTTAGGCCCAGAGATGTCATAAAAACTTAAGAAGTCAGCAACCCCATATAAGTGTGAGAATTGATGAACTGAATCTAAAATGTGTGAATATAACCCAGAAAAACAATGTTGAGTGCAAAAAGTCGTTAGATAATGAAACATATAACATAATGTGgacataaattataaaaaaaaaatacaaaaacagtattatgtattatgaatggtgacataaaaacagacaggAAGCCTGCACACCAAACTTGAGGCAGTGATGGCCTGAGAGCAAGTGAAATGGGAGTGGGGAAATGTGCGAGGAAACTTTACCAATAATATCTGTAATATTTAAATTCCTAAAAAGATTCAGGTAATGGCAAAATCGGCTTCCGGATAACCATTATTAAATGTATGAAATCATTATGAAAACATGGGCATGATGGGTAAAAacgattttaaaaaacaactatTTGATGCCACTAAAGAGTGCTCAAAAGCAGGCAGGAATTGAAGTTCCCCTTTTAAAGAGGGGAACTAAATGGCATGAgattctgtctgtctgtgtgtatttggcTTTTTAGCTAATGGAATAAAGAAACATACAAAGGGAATTTCAATGATAATAATGTTTTAAGTTCTTAAAAATTCTGGGTGATGGCCAAATGGACTTGAGAGTGGCAATTCTGAAATCTGGACAAAATCTTGAAAAACAACAATCCACAAATACTTGAAGGCAGTAAGAGCAAAGTCACTCAGGCAGAAATTTAGCGAAGCCTTGAGAGCTCAGGCAGGAAGTAAGTTGCCAGAATGAGATTTGCATACATGCAGCTGAGGGAAATCCCTACGTCACATGGCACAGGGAGCAGAAAACCAGAGTCTCACTTCAGAGGATGGAGTCCATGACCAACAGAGCATCTGGAAAGTGAGGGGCTGCTGATGCCCTATTTCTCAACATGTGTGGTGGTGATATGATTATTTGCTTCAGAAAAGTTATTAAGccttatatgtatattttacacaGCTTTTTGCATGTCTGTGGatttcaatgaaaaattaaaataatttaaaaaattatctcctGGTTCAGTGTCAATAAGATTttccaaagaactaaaaaaaaacaaaagtatctCTATTCGAGAACAGAAATGTCCATAAAAATGGCTAATACATTAGGCAAATTGTAAAACAAGAAGGCATCCTGGTGGCCCAAAGCAGCATGAATTAGGCAGAAGAGTTTCATTCACTCAACAGGTTTTTCTAAAGTCTACAGCATATTTTACTCTGCTTTCATAAAAACTGTCATTTAAAGAGTTAATATAAACTATTTCAAAGAACTTTGTGTTTTCAATTACTGAGAGGACACTATTAAAGTGCTTTACCGTGTTAGCAACTCTAGTGGCTTTGGAGAGTTCCTTTAGTGGCTTTGTCAGTGAATCAGACCCAGAAATCAATTTTAAGGGTTATATATATTTGGTTCTTTGAAGAGTCTTGAAGAATTAAATGACTCTCTAgagctactattaaaaaaaaaaaaaacagcatttctTCACCATCCTTAATTTAGCATTGCTTTTCTGGACCCACAATGTTTTTTCTATATTATTGCAGACTGTTTCTTTCTTAAAGATTTGCCCTAGCACAATCCAAGCCCACCTCTGAAAGACAGGCAGAACTTAAAAGTGTGAAGAAAAATTCTGCCTACAATACATCAGAGACTGCCTACTTTTACAACCCCAATCAAGTGGAAACTTCCACCCAAACACCTCAGATCCATACTCAGAAACTTGAACAGTCAACTGACCTGAAGAAGGGCTTTTATGTCCTTTCGAGGTGCTTGTTGTGTGAAAACGCGTGGTTGCCTTGGAAACAGTTGGACTCTTCGTTGCTGTAACATGAGCAGAGGTCAATCTTTGTGTTGTGTGGAAACCCTTGGTCACTGGGGGATGTAGAGCAGTGGAGTTTCGTGTTGCTCGAAGATTCTGTGTAAGCGAAGCTTTTGCTGTGGTGAATTTTTGGGTTGTTGGTACAGCCTGTGTAGCAGAAGCATTTGTCTTGAAGGGATTCTTGGCTGCTGGAGAGTGAGTGTTTGGTGTGGGGAAATTTGGGGGTTTTGTGACTGAATTATTTGTTTTGGTAGGTTTCTGAGGAGTTGGTGGGACTTCTGCAGCTGGAATATTTACCATAATGGGTTTCTGAGGAGTTAGTGGGGACTTTGTAGCTGAAGAAGTTATTATGATGGGTTTCTGAGGAGTTGATGTGGTTTTTATAGCTGGAACATTTACAATGGCGAGTTTCTGAGGAGTTAGTGGGGACTCTGTAGCTGAAGAAGTTATTATGATGGGTTTCTGAGGAGTTGATGTGGTTTTTATAGCTGGAACATTTACAATGGCGAGTTTCTGAGGAGTTAGTGGGGACTCTGTAGCTGAAGAAGTTATTATGATGGGTTTCTGAGGAGTTGATGTGGTTTTTATAGCTGGAACATTTACAATGGCGAGTTTCTGAGGAGTTAGTGGGGACTTTGTAGCTGAAGAAGTTATTATGATGGATTTCTGAGGAGTTGATGGGGTTTCTGTAGCTGGAACATTTACAGTGGTGAGTTTCTGAGGAGATGGTGAGGACTTCGTAGCTGGAGAACTCACTGAGGTGGGTTTCTGAGGAGCTGATGGGGCTTTGGTACCTGGAACAGTTACTGTGGTGGATTTCTGAACTGTTGGTCTGAACTCGTATACTTGAGAAGCTCCTATGGAGGAAAAATGTTACAAATAAAATTAGCTGAAGAAAGTATCCAAATTAAGATTTAGGAACCAACTGTTTGCTCTATGACTCTTCTCCTTCCCCACAAACACCAAAACATGACTTTTAGGAAACCGAGTCTTCTCATATATTTCCCAAGGAGCCAAAATGCTCTACTGTCTTCATTttgatataaattatatttatagtaAACTAAAGTAGATTTATACGAGAGTAGAACCGCTCTTAAACTGTTTTCTAtgtgggaaaaaaggaaaccaaagtCAGAGCTGGCAGCGATCTCATTCTGTGACACACCCAAACAGAGATAGTTTCTCTCAAAGACTTTCTTCCTTGCCAAGACCAAAGAACAGCAGGATGCAACCATGAACCAGCAAAGATCATCCCAGCACAGTTACTTTTCCCAAAGCTTTCAGGACACGTTAGTGGCCTTGAAAActtgttttgtttcacttcttttttgaagcaATAAAGTCAATCAGAATAAAATAACTTCCTTTCCCTCTCCTGATATTGGTTACCAACTTTCTATACATTCGTTTAGTTTCCCTTTGGATTTTATATGAGATAAACTATCTGAAATGCAAATTCGGTGAGGATTCTATTCTGAGAATCAAAAATCTAACGACATTAAAATTTTAGGTCTTTAGT is from Vicugna pacos chromosome 23, VicPac4, whole genome shotgun sequence and encodes:
- the LOC140688687 gene encoding uncharacterized protein isoform X5, with the protein product MSPARPRAPAELRLLGGLTPLPLLLLQLLLLRPLTVQGDCGLPPDVPNAHLALGGNTNFPEQSTVTYKCNEGFVKVPGKPDSAVCLTSKWSTVAEFCNRSCVVPTRLLFASLKKSYSKQNYFPAGSTVEYECRRGYRRDQSLSGNLTCLQDFTWSKPAEFCKKKPCPSPGEIKNGRVIIPDGILFGASISFSCDTGYRLVGADSIYCSLVENTVGWSDPLPKCQEIFCPEPPEIDNGIIPEKQESYAYSQSVKYKCMEGFTLYGEHSIYCTVKDDQGAWSGPPPECRGASQVYEFRPTVQKSTTVTVPGTKAPSAPQKPTSVSSPATKSSPSPQKLTTVNVPATETPSTPQKSIIITSSATKSPLTPQKLAIVNVPAIKTTSTPQKPIIITSSATESPLTPQKLAIVNVPAIKTTSTPQKPIIITSSATESPLTPQKLAIVNVPAIKTTSTPQKPIIITSSATKSPLTPQKPIMVNIPAAEVPPTPQKPTKTNNSVTKPPNFPTPNTHSPAAKNPFKTNASATQAVPTTQKFTTAKASLTQNLRATRNSTALHPPVTKGFHTTQRLTSAHVTATKSPTVSKATTRFHTTSTSKGHKSPSSGASIIASVVIFKKRSEN
- the LOC140688687 gene encoding uncharacterized protein isoform X6; amino-acid sequence: MSPARPRAPAELRLLGGLTPLPLLLLQLLLLRPLTVQGDCGLPPDVPNAHLALGGNTNFPEQSTVTYKCNEGFVKVPGKPDSAVCLTSKWSTVAEFCNRSCVVPTRLLFASLKKSYSKQNYFPAGSTVEYECRRGYRRDQSLSGNLTCLQDFTWSKPAEFCKKKPCPSPGEIKNGRVIIPDGILFGASISFSCDTGYRLVGADSIYCSLVENTVGWSDPLPKCQEIFCPEPPEIDNGIIPEKQESYAYSQSVKYKCMEGFTLYGEHSIYCTVKDDQGAWSGPPPECRGASQVYEFRPTVQKSTTVTVPGTKAPSAPQKPTSVSSPATKSSPSPQKLTTVNVPATETPSTPQKSIIITSSATKSPLTPQKLAIVNVPAIKTTSTPQKPIIITSSATESPLTPQKLAIVNVPAIKTTSTPQKPIIITSSATESPLTPQKLAIVNVPAIKTTSTPQKPIIITSSATKSPLTPQKPIMVNIPAAEVPPTPQKPTKTNNSVTKPPNFPTPNTHSPAAKNPFKTNASATQAVPTTQKFTTAKASLTQNLRATRNSTALHPPVTKGFHTTQRLTSAHVTATKSPTVSKATTRFHTTSTSKGHKSPSSGASIIASGVFF
- the LOC140688687 gene encoding uncharacterized protein isoform X3, with the protein product MSPARPRAPAELRLLGGLTPLPLLLLQLLLLRPLTVQGDCGLPPDVPNAHLALGGNTNFPEQSTVTYKCNEGFVKVPGKPDSAVCLTSKWSTVAEFCNRSCVVPTRLLFASLKKSYSKQNYFPAGSTVEYECRRGYRRDQSLSGNLTCLQDFTWSKPAEFCKKKPCPSPGEIKNGRVIIPDGILFGASISFSCDTGYRLVGADSIYCSLVENTVGWSDPLPKCQEIFCPEPPEIDNGIIPEKQESYAYSQSVKYKCMEGFTLYGEHSIYCTVKDDQGAWSGPPPECRGASQVYEFRPTVQKSTTVTVPGTKAPSAPQKPTSVSSPATKSSPSPQKLTTVNVPATETPSTPQKSIIITSSATKSPLTPQKLAIVNVPAIKTTSTPQKPIIITSSATESPLTPQKLAIVNVPAIKTTSTPQKPIIITSSATESPLTPQKLAIVNVPAIKTTSTPQKPIIITSSATKSPLTPQKPIMVNIPAAEVPPTPQKPTKTNNSVTKPPNFPTPNTHSPAAKNPFKTNASATQAVPTTQKFTTAKASLTQNLRATRNSTALHPPVTKGFHTTQRLTSAHVTATKSPTVSKATTRFHTTSTSKGHKSPSSGASIIASALTILVRPTKRLMLGFKM
- the LOC140688687 gene encoding uncharacterized protein isoform X4, with amino-acid sequence MSPARPRAPAELRLLGGLTPLPLLLLQLLLLRPLTVQGDCGLPPDVPNAHLALGGNTNFPEQSTVTYKCNEGFVKVPGKPDSAVCLTSKWSTVAEFCNRSCVVPTRLLFASLKKSYSKQNYFPAGSTVEYECRRGYRRDQSLSGNLTCLQDFTWSKPAEFCKKKPCPSPGEIKNGRVIIPDGILFGASISFSCDTGYRLVGADSIYCSLVENTVGWSDPLPKCQEIFCPEPPEIDNGIIPEKQESYAYSQSVKYKCMEGFTLYGEHSIYCTVKDDQGAWSGPPPECRGASQVYEFRPTVQKSTTVTVPGTKAPSAPQKPTSVSSPATKSSPSPQKLTTVNVPATETPSTPQKSIIITSSATKSPLTPQKLAIVNVPAIKTTSTPQKPIIITSSATESPLTPQKLAIVNVPAIKTTSTPQKPIIITSSATESPLTPQKLAIVNVPAIKTTSTPQKPIIITSSATKSPLTPQKPIMVNIPAAEVPPTPQKPTKTNNSVTKPPNFPTPNTHSPAAKNPFKTNASATQAVPTTQKFTTAKASLTQNLRATRNSTALHPPVTKGFHTTQRLTSAHVTATKSPTVSKATTRFHTTSTSKGHKSPSSGASIIASGHACITLTVLLVMLVTIG